From the genome of Candidatus Methylacidiphilales bacterium:
CTCCGCTTATCTGCTTTGAAGACGTCGTGCCTTCTTTAGTCCGTCGTTTTGCTGCGCTGAAACCGCAAATCTTAGTAAATCTTACTAACGACGGTTGGTTCAAAGACTCGCCTGGAGCGCTTCAACACTTGGCCAACAGCGTGTTTCGCTGCATAGAAACAGGATTGCCGATGATACGTTCTACAAATACTGGCATCACAGCCATTGTCAGCCCCCGAGGTGCAATCACGCATCGTTTGACAGATGAAAACGGCCGCGATGTAGAAGTTGAGGGCGTGCTCACAGCATCATTAAATATTCGCTCAAATCCTAAAGAGACGTTTTACACCCGTTGGGGAGACGTTTTTGTGTATGGATGTTTATTGTGGATTTTACTCTTGACCTTAAAATTCAGCTTCAGCCCGAAACACTAGCTTTTTTAAGCGAATATGAGTAGCGACACGACATTATTTTGGATTCGCGGAGAAGATGGGAATGAATACGGCCCTGTAGGGATAAGCGAACTTAAAGTCTGGCTTGCTGAAGATCGAATCGGTCCAGACTCCGAAGCTACAATAGACATCCAAGGACGCCCTAAGCTGCCATGGCGTCGGCTCGATACCCTTTATGAAGCGCGAGAATTGTGGAAATCCGAATTGAAGAAAATTCAAACCTGGGCTCAACAAATGCCTACCTTAGCCCCATTATCACGCCGCATATGGGCTGGAATAATTGATACTGTGTTTGTTCTATTGTTGATGATCTTTATCTTCTCTCTAGCGTTAATTTATATTCTTAACATCCGGCCTGAGCAAATCGAAAACCTATCTACTACACTTCTACAATCTCCATCAGAGCCATCTGCTGCTCTCGTCATCTTAATGATGAACCTACTTAGTTACACTGTGATGCTCATTTATTTTGGGTATTTCCATCTTTTTCGTGAGGGACGCACACTGGGCATGACAGTTTGCGGTTTGAAGGTTGCCGACGAAAAAGGCCAAGCCTTACGAAAAGGGCAAGCTCTACTGCGAACATTTGGAATTGTGTTAACAATTCATTTTTACGGGATTGGGTTTTTGCCCGCATTTTTTACTGAGCGCCGCCAAGCCTTTCACGACTTGATTTCACGAACTCTCGTGATCCTTAAAAATCGTGTAGAAAATTAAACAAGGGACTGCAGTTCACACGCCATTTATGACTGAGATCGATGGATTACTCCTTCTTGATAAACCTGCTGGTTGCACTTCTCACGACCTTGTAGACCGTGTGCGCCGCAAGTTTGGAATAAAAAAAGTCGGACATTGTGGGACACTAGATCCGCAAGCCACAGGGCTGCTTATGCTTTTACTAGGCAAAGCTACAAAGATGCAGGCTTTATTAATGGCAGAAGATAAAACTTATCGTGGAACGATGCGACTCGGTGTCATCACAGACACACAAGATGCAGATGGTAAAATTATCGAAGAACGACCCGTTCCAGATATTGATCCAAAAATCATCGAAGCAGCTTTCGAACGTTATCGGGGTGACTTCTACCAGACACCGCCGATGGTTTCAGCGCTCAAGAAAGACGGTGTGCCCCTTTATAAGTTAGCTCGAAAAGGTCTGGTCGTAGAGCGAGAACCTCGTCTCGTGCATGTATATTGGAGCCAAATCATTAAGATCGACCTACCTCGAGTTGAGTTTGAGTTGCGTTGCAGCAAAGGATTTTACGTTCGCACCTATTGTGATGATATCGGTAAATTCATCGGAACTGGTGCTTGCCTAGAGAAACTATGCCGAACAGCTTCGGGTAATTTTCGCCTAGACCAAGCCATCTCATGGGAGAAATGTGAGGCGCTTGATAGCCTTTCAGCGTTAAAACCCTACATCATAAGCCCGGCAGAAGTCTCAAGAATCCGTCGCCAATGATAAATAGCCCTCAGACGGGCAGCCTATGCTTATCAAACCTTTTTTTGAGCAGTCTCCTGAACCTCACATTGAAGCATTGGCTTTGGGATTTTTCGATGGCGTGCACCGCGGTCATCGTTATCTCTTTCGCAAGCTACTCGAGATCTCAACACCTGAAAGATCAGGTGTAGCGACATTCGAACCGCATCCTTTACGAGTGATTGCTCCTGAGCATGAGCCGCCCTTACTAATGACTTTGCCGCAAAAAATTCAGGCGATTCAAAACTGTGGAGTTCCGAACGTCTTTATATGGGGATTTGACGAAGACATACGAAATTTAAGCCCAGATCTATTTGCAAAACATTTGCGTTTTCTTTTTCCTTCGCTCCGACAGTTAGTTGTCGGAGAAAATTGGCGTTTCGGTTTCCAAGCTTCCGGCACGCCGGCTCATCTTTCCGCGTTCGGTCAAAATTACGGCTGGAAAGTTCACGTGATTCCGCCGATATGCGATGAAAATGGCTTAAGAATAAGCAGTTCACTCATACGCAAATTGATCAAAGAAGGCAGAATACTCGAAGCTGAAAAACTACTCGGCGACTCATGGCGTGTAACTGGCCGCGTTGTAAAAGGGGCTGGAATAGGAAGGCAGATTGGTTTTCCGACTGCGAACCTTGAACTCGATCGTTCCATTTTATGGCCACCTGATGGCGTCTATGCCGGAGTAGCTGAGTGCAAAGCAAAACGCTGCCTCGCTGTGATCAATGTTGGATATCGTCCGACTGTCTCTAAAAATAAACAGCACACACTCGAAGTTCATCTTATTAACTACGAAGGAGGCGATCTTTACGGTGAGATCCTGGAATTAAGCGGATGGATTAGACTTCGAGCAGAGCAACAATTTGCTAGTTTGGAAGCATTACAGGCGCAAATTAAAGAAGACATCGCTAGGGCATGCTCGCTAAAAGAACGTGACAAATGGAATGTGTGACTTAAACGCGCGGAGCCCGTGTCGCGATCATCTCTGAAAATTCTTGGAAGAAGGGCACAGCATCATTCGGCCCTGGCGCAGCTTCAGGATGATATTGGACAGAGAAGATTGGAAATTCACGATGCGCAAGAGCTTCGCAAGTTCCATCGTTGAGGTTGATCTGAGTGATGACAACAGCAGTATCTTTGAAACTCTCTGGATCCGTCGCAAAACCATGATTTTGCGCGGTGATTGCGACTTTACCAGTGCGCAGATCCTTAACCGGTTGGTTGCCTCCTCGATGGCCAAACTTCAGTTTGAAGGTTCTGCCGCCTAGAGCGTAAGTGAGCATTTGATGCCCAAGACAAATCCCGAAAATTGGTATTTTTCCAACCAGTTGTCTTAAATTTTCATGGACATACCGAAGCTCGGAGGGATCCCCAGGCCCGTTGGAAAGGAAAAGTCCATCAGGCTTTAGGGCCAGAACATCTTCAGCTGAAGTTTCTGCAGGCACGACAGTGACTTGAAAACCGTGTTGTCGTAGGCGCCGCAAGATATTTCGCTTAATGCCGAAATCATAAGCGACTATGCGATGACGATAAGCAGGCAATGAATTGATTTTTTCGATTGGGCTAAGGCTTTCTTGAGCGTTTTCATCCCAAGTATAAGGGGCAGATGTAGTGACCTCCTTTACAAAATCACGTCCAAGGTAATGGAAGGAACGGGCCCGTGCTACAGCCTCTTCTGGTGTAAGAGGCTCCGTAGTGATGACGCCTCGCAAAGCACCCACCGTGCGCAACTTTAAGGTAAGAGCACGAGTATCGACACCTTGAATACCAATGATGTTATGACGGTAGAGGAAATGCTCCAGAGTTTCGCGTGAACGCCAGTTGCTGGCAATAGGAGAGAGATTGCGAATAACAAAACCAGCCACCTGAGGGGCCGCAGACTCATTGTCATCAGGGTGTATGCCGTAGTTGCCAATTTCAGGGTAAGTCATTGCTACGATCTGTCCGCGGTAGCTTGGATCCGTAAGCACCTCTTGATAACCAGACATTGAGGTATTGAAACATACTTCACCACAAGAGGTGCCAGTTGCGCCAAAAGCTGTGCCTCGGTAGAGCGTGCCATCTTCAAGAGCGAGGAGAGCTTGCATGGAGATTTGCTAGACAGCTTCAAGAATAAGGCAAGGACAACCACGGATGATTGTAGTTGTTAGTTGATTAGGATATTTATTATTTGACATTGAGTCTCAAATTCAATAACTTTGATGTGTATGAATAATCAAACACTACACTACTTTTCACGTCGGTCTTTTCTTCAGGGTTTGACCGCTGTTTCAGTGCTCTTTCTTGCCAATAGCCGAGCACAGGATGAGCCTGGAAGCTTTTCTGTTACAAAAGGGGATGACACTGCTGACAAGTATGCCCAGCAGGTAGATGAGGGGCTGAAATACTTTAAGAGAAGAGCCTTGGATCAGATTGAACTTGTTAAAAAGATGGGCGAGGCAATTCAATCTGGTGATATTTCTCGGGCTAAAGAGAGTTATATTATTGCAAGACCTCCATATGAAGAAATTGAAGTTTTAGCGAACAGCTTTCCAGAGACAGATGCGGAAATAGATGCTCGGGCATATGCATTCGAGAATGGCCCGACTGATGAAGCATTTATCGGTTTTCATAAAATAGAATATTTTTTATTTGCTGAAGAAAATTTAAAGGAGGCTGAACGTTATGTCCCAAGGCTGCTTGAGAGCTGCAAGATGCTTGTAAAAGTTCTCGATGAGCGGTCGAGGTTTTCTTCAAAGAGGACTTTCGACGGGATCATTAGTGTAGCTAACGAGGTTGCTGCTAAAAAAATCTCAAGCGAAGAAGAGACATTCTCTGATCAGACGCTATTAATATTCAAACATAATTGGATAGGAATTCACAGCCAATATAAGCCTTTTCATCCTCTAGTCAGAGATAAAGACAAGGCTGTGGCAGATGAAGTGATTCAAGCTCATAATGAGGCGATGGAGATAATCAAACCGCATTTTCATGAAGGCAGTGTAGCTGGAACTCCTTATAGCAAATTTGGGATTAAAGACCGTGCTCGAGTCGTCCGCGCATCCGTCGCCATCCGTGAATCTCTGAAAAAAGCTGCAGAAGTGTTAGGGATACATAGTTACCCCTACTCAAATTTTAACGCCTAAGTCTCATGAATAAATTCCGAAACCTTATGAGAGTCATCTTTTCGAATGCCGCAGCGATAAGAAGCAAAATTCTGTCGCTGCTACTGCTATCATTTCCATTGAGTAATCTCATTCGGGCAGAGGAAAAAAATCTCACATCGCAGAACATACAAAGTCTTAGAAAAAATCAGACTCGAGTTTATTTATTTGACGACTGCAAAGGTATTCGTCCGAAGCTTTCGGAAAAAGGGCTTGAGTTTACGTTCAATTATACCGGAGAAATCTTTTCTAATTTGTCGGGTGGGTTATCAGGTCGCACAGGAAGTGTCTACACGGGATTGTGGGAAATGGGAGCGGAGATAGATGCGGAGAAATTATTTAACTGGCAAGGAGGGAAGGCTCGTCTGAGTTCTTTCTATTCACATGGATCAAGTTTAACGCAGAAATACTTAGGTGACTTGAACACGGTCAGCAATATAGACGATTACGATAGCTTGAGTCTTTTTGAATTATGGATCGAACAGAACTTCTTCGAGGACAAGCTGTCCATACGCGTCGGGCAAATGGCAGCAGATGAGGAGTTTTTGCAGAATGAATACTCAAGTTATCTGATCAACGCCGCATTTGGTTGGCCGACAGTTATAACTGCAAATGCCAAAGAGACCCCAGCCTACGGTATGGCTGGCCTAGGGGCTAGGATTGGAGGACGGTGGGGGGAACATTTTGATTTCAAGGTGGGAATTTACGAAGGGCTTGTGGATACAGTGGATGCAGAGGGGCGTAGTTTGAATCCTCATAACGTGAGATGGCGCTTAGATGACGAGGAAGGGCTGTTTATTATCAGTGAAATTAGCTTCAAATTTGACGATACGGATGAGCCCAGAGGATTAAGAGGGGATTATCGTTTAGGTTACTGGAGACACACAGGTCGTCATAATGACTTGCGTTTCGACACCGCGGGGTTCTCGTTGGCAGATGATGGAGGTATAACAGGAAATCCAGTGACAGGAATTCCAAAAAGCTATTCTTTTAATCACGGCTTCTACTGGTCATTTGGGCAGATGATTTATCGTGAGGTCAACGGTAAAAGCTCTAATGAGGGATTGGGATTTTTCTTTCGTGGTGGATTATGTCCTGAGAAAAACCGAAGTCTCGTGCCCTACGCCTTTGATTTTGGATGGGCATACAAAGGCCTTTTCTCGAATAGATCAGAAGACTGGCTCGTGATGGGTTATACGATAGCCTTTATCAGTGACGAATTGAGGGAGCTGGAAAATGATCGTGAGACTTTGACTGGCGAGGAAGTGCCTAAGAGTAGTTTTGAAGGGGTATGGGAGATGTCTTATTTACTTCAAGTTAATCCTTATTTTTCGTTGCAGCCTTGTTTGCAATACATCGTTAATCCCGGAGGCTTTAAGGATCGAGAGGATGCAGTGGTTGTCGGCCTGAGGCTAGCTCTGAGTTTTTAGTCTGATTTTTGATCCGCAGATTTAGGAGCGGCAGGAGTTGTGGTTAGATTAGGATTTTGCTGATTGGAATTGTCTGAAGGTTTTCCTTCTACAGAAGAAGCAGGCTCACTTTGTTCAGAAGAAACATTCTCATTTGCTTTGACCTCAGTTTGAGCGGATGATGGTAAAGGCATGCGGAGTTTTTGTTGAAGCGAAGTTTCTCCATGCTTATGGCTATAGATTGCAGCAATAGTTATGGTAAGAATAAAAAAAAGTATTGTGAGCCATACAGTGCCCTTTTCCAGGACATTGGATGCTTGGGCCCCAAATACAGATTCAGTGATGTGCCCCCCAAAGCTCGCACCCAGACCCTCCTGACGGGGCCTTTGCATGAGTATTAAAAGAATGAGCATGAGTGCAACCAAGACAAGTAGAACAATTAGAAGACCTAGTAAAATATTCATAAGATAAGATTAATTCAATTTTGCGGAATTGATCTGACTATGCTTGTGAACGACCGAGCATCAAGAGAAGCTCCACCTACAAGCGCGCCGTCTATATCGGGTTGTGCCAGTAACGATTGAGCATTGTCTGGTTTTACACTTCCTCCATATTGAATACGTATTCGTTTCGAAATCTCTGGATTGTAAAGGCTTTGAAGAATTTTTCGGATCAAGGCATGAGCCTCCTGAGCTTGTGCAGGTGTAGCGTTGTGACCAGTGCCGATTGCCCATACTGGCTCATAGGCAATAACTAGCTCCTCTAGATCTTTCTCACTTATACCTTCCAACGCGCCTTCGATTTGAGATTGGAGGACTTCAGGCCAACGTTGCGATTGGCGCTGAGCCAATGTTTCCCCGATGCATAGTATCGGTCTTAGACCAGCAGGAATGGCCGCTTTCAGTTTCCTGTTGATCAACGCATCATCTTCACCAAAGTATTGTCGGCGTTCAGAGTGTCCGATGATAACGTAGCGGACATACATATCTCGAAGCATAGCTGGCGAAATCTCGCCGGTGAAAGCTCCTTGATTTTCGTAATGAACGTTTTGTGCTCCGAGTCGAATATTCGGCGCGTGGCTGAGAAGATCTCCGACGACGTGCAAGGCAGTGTAAGGCGGGCAAAGGACAATCTCAGCATGGTTAAAATCACTGAGCTCTTGAATAATGTCTTGCGTCAACTCACGAGCCTCAGTGGCTGTCTTATGCATTTTCCAGTTTCCAGCGATGATTTTTTTTCGAAAAGCCATAGTGAGGTAAATAGTGGCAGTGAAATTGACCTGTATATTAGGGAGCGATATCCGGTATTACGGCCAATCCAGGAAGCTCTTTACCCTCAAGCAACTCAAGAGAAGCGCCCCCTCCTGTAGAGATAAAGGTCATTTTGTGAGCATAACCGGCTTTATTTACAGCTTTGACCGAATCTCCGCCTCCAATTATAGAGACGCATTCTCTATTCTTTGCGACATATTCAGCAATCGCAAAACTTCCTTCAGCACATGCCTTAATCTCAAAGATTCCCATCGGACCATTCCAGAATACAGTCCTGGCCTTGTTGATTTCTTCACGATATAATTCACGAGTATTCGGGCCGATATCGACACCTTCAAAATTGTCGGGAATACCATCCTCTATCCTAGCTACTTGCAGAGGTGACACCTCCCTACCTTTTAAATCAACATGCTCAGCGATCATGTTATCCACAGGCAATAAAAACTTCACACCCTTCTCTTTTGCTTTGTTCAGCGCTGAGCGAGCTGTCTCGACTTGATCCGGCTCGACTAAAGATTTCCCAACCTTTTTGCCGAGAGCTAAGAAGAACGTGTAGGCCATTGCTCCACCGATCAACATTACATCAGCTCGATCTAAAAGACGATCGATGACTTTGATTT
Proteins encoded in this window:
- a CDS encoding RDD family protein; the protein is MSSDTTLFWIRGEDGNEYGPVGISELKVWLAEDRIGPDSEATIDIQGRPKLPWRRLDTLYEARELWKSELKKIQTWAQQMPTLAPLSRRIWAGIIDTVFVLLLMIFIFSLALIYILNIRPEQIENLSTTLLQSPSEPSAALVILMMNLLSYTVMLIYFGYFHLFREGRTLGMTVCGLKVADEKGQALRKGQALLRTFGIVLTIHFYGIGFLPAFFTERRQAFHDLISRTLVILKNRVEN
- the truB gene encoding tRNA pseudouridine(55) synthase TruB, whose amino-acid sequence is MTEIDGLLLLDKPAGCTSHDLVDRVRRKFGIKKVGHCGTLDPQATGLLMLLLGKATKMQALLMAEDKTYRGTMRLGVITDTQDADGKIIEERPVPDIDPKIIEAAFERYRGDFYQTPPMVSALKKDGVPLYKLARKGLVVEREPRLVHVYWSQIIKIDLPRVEFELRCSKGFYVRTYCDDIGKFIGTGACLEKLCRTASGNFRLDQAISWEKCEALDSLSALKPYIISPAEVSRIRRQ
- a CDS encoding bifunctional riboflavin kinase/FAD synthetase produces the protein MLIKPFFEQSPEPHIEALALGFFDGVHRGHRYLFRKLLEISTPERSGVATFEPHPLRVIAPEHEPPLLMTLPQKIQAIQNCGVPNVFIWGFDEDIRNLSPDLFAKHLRFLFPSLRQLVVGENWRFGFQASGTPAHLSAFGQNYGWKVHVIPPICDENGLRISSSLIRKLIKEGRILEAEKLLGDSWRVTGRVVKGAGIGRQIGFPTANLELDRSILWPPDGVYAGVAECKAKRCLAVINVGYRPTVSKNKQHTLEVHLINYEGGDLYGEILELSGWIRLRAEQQFASLEALQAQIKEDIARACSLKERDKWNV
- the carA gene encoding glutamine-hydrolyzing carbamoyl-phosphate synthase small subunit; this translates as MQALLALEDGTLYRGTAFGATGTSCGEVCFNTSMSGYQEVLTDPSYRGQIVAMTYPEIGNYGIHPDDNESAAPQVAGFVIRNLSPIASNWRSRETLEHFLYRHNIIGIQGVDTRALTLKLRTVGALRGVITTEPLTPEEAVARARSFHYLGRDFVKEVTTSAPYTWDENAQESLSPIEKINSLPAYRHRIVAYDFGIKRNILRRLRQHGFQVTVVPAETSAEDVLALKPDGLFLSNGPGDPSELRYVHENLRQLVGKIPIFGICLGHQMLTYALGGRTFKLKFGHRGGNQPVKDLRTGKVAITAQNHGFATDPESFKDTAVVITQINLNDGTCEALAHREFPIFSVQYHPEAAPGPNDAVPFFQEFSEMIATRAPRV
- a CDS encoding EfeM/EfeO family lipoprotein is translated as MNNQTLHYFSRRSFLQGLTAVSVLFLANSRAQDEPGSFSVTKGDDTADKYAQQVDEGLKYFKRRALDQIELVKKMGEAIQSGDISRAKESYIIARPPYEEIEVLANSFPETDAEIDARAYAFENGPTDEAFIGFHKIEYFLFAEENLKEAERYVPRLLESCKMLVKVLDERSRFSSKRTFDGIISVANEVAAKKISSEEETFSDQTLLIFKHNWIGIHSQYKPFHPLVRDKDKAVADEVIQAHNEAMEIIKPHFHEGSVAGTPYSKFGIKDRARVVRASVAIRESLKKAAEVLGIHSYPYSNFNA
- a CDS encoding carbohydrate porin translates to MRVIFSNAAAIRSKILSLLLLSFPLSNLIRAEEKNLTSQNIQSLRKNQTRVYLFDDCKGIRPKLSEKGLEFTFNYTGEIFSNLSGGLSGRTGSVYTGLWEMGAEIDAEKLFNWQGGKARLSSFYSHGSSLTQKYLGDLNTVSNIDDYDSLSLFELWIEQNFFEDKLSIRVGQMAADEEFLQNEYSSYLINAAFGWPTVITANAKETPAYGMAGLGARIGGRWGEHFDFKVGIYEGLVDTVDAEGRSLNPHNVRWRLDDEEGLFIISEISFKFDDTDEPRGLRGDYRLGYWRHTGRHNDLRFDTAGFSLADDGGITGNPVTGIPKSYSFNHGFYWSFGQMIYREVNGKSSNEGLGFFFRGGLCPEKNRSLVPYAFDFGWAYKGLFSNRSEDWLVMGYTIAFISDELRELENDRETLTGEEVPKSSFEGVWEMSYLLQVNPYFSLQPCLQYIVNPGGFKDREDAVVVGLRLALSF
- the secG gene encoding preprotein translocase subunit SecG, with the protein product MNILLGLLIVLLVLVALMLILLILMQRPRQEGLGASFGGHITESVFGAQASNVLEKGTVWLTILFFILTITIAAIYSHKHGETSLQQKLRMPLPSSAQTEVKANENVSSEQSEPASSVEGKPSDNSNQQNPNLTTTPAAPKSADQKSD
- the tpiA gene encoding triose-phosphate isomerase encodes the protein MAFRKKIIAGNWKMHKTATEARELTQDIIQELSDFNHAEIVLCPPYTALHVVGDLLSHAPNIRLGAQNVHYENQGAFTGEISPAMLRDMYVRYVIIGHSERRQYFGEDDALINRKLKAAIPAGLRPILCIGETLAQRQSQRWPEVLQSQIEGALEGISEKDLEELVIAYEPVWAIGTGHNATPAQAQEAHALIRKILQSLYNPEISKRIRIQYGGSVKPDNAQSLLAQPDIDGALVGGASLDARSFTSIVRSIPQN